A single uncultured Methanolobus sp. DNA region contains:
- a CDS encoding YggS family pyridoxal phosphate-dependent enzyme: MSVTENITSILKELGNTKLICVTKTVDPDRINEAIKAGATIIGENRVQEFEEKADRLLSCEKHMIGHLQTNKVKKAVEYFDVIQSVDSLKVAQEIDKRAEDIGKIQKIFLQVNIGDEPQKSGFKIDDIGQEITEISLLNNVRVTGMMCIPPYVPPEQVRPYFRKMKALFDELKAETQGKFDNIDLKELSMGMSGDYRVAIEEGATMVRIGSAIFGERNY, translated from the coding sequence ATGTCAGTCACTGAGAATATAACTTCGATCCTGAAAGAACTTGGGAACACAAAACTCATCTGTGTTACAAAGACCGTTGACCCTGATAGAATCAATGAGGCTATCAAAGCAGGTGCAACTATAATCGGAGAGAACAGGGTTCAGGAGTTTGAGGAAAAGGCTGACAGGCTTCTTTCATGTGAAAAACATATGATAGGACATTTGCAGACTAATAAGGTGAAAAAGGCCGTAGAGTATTTTGATGTTATCCAGTCAGTAGATTCATTGAAAGTGGCTCAGGAAATTGATAAAAGAGCTGAGGATATTGGCAAGATTCAGAAAATCTTTCTTCAGGTGAATATTGGTGATGAGCCACAGAAATCCGGTTTTAAAATCGATGACATCGGGCAGGAGATTACTGAAATATCTCTGCTCAATAATGTCCGGGTCACAGGAATGATGTGTATCCCGCCCTATGTTCCACCGGAACAGGTACGTCCTTATTTCAGGAAGATGAAAGCTCTTTTTGATGAACTGAAAGCAGAAACGCAGGGAAAGTTCGATAATATTGACCTGAAGGAACTCTCCATGGGAATGTCCGGTGATTACAGGGTTGCTATCGAAGAAGGAGCCACAATGGTTCGTATCGGCTCTGCTATTTTTGGCGAGCGGAATTACTGA
- a CDS encoding winged helix-turn-helix domain-containing protein: MSNSFVDVIFASEKRKNVLLLLQDGSKDITFLLEQLKTTRTSLLPQLKIMEKHDIISHSGSDYTLTRMGKLLADAAKPFIETLETLDRSDSYLSSHYYDGIPEQFLKRIREIKDFVLIEPDHVDAQRLNAEYLAEALGSKAIYFVFTFMHPGTIPVLQQLLDSNIDVSIIDSEELTDKLINEMPVTCRYFLTFDNFRIHSYSENIGICSLTVTDNGFLLRLLFKNNEFSNKQIICMSPQGRKWAKDLYDHYEKDAVLITDF, translated from the coding sequence ATGAGTAACTCATTTGTTGATGTCATTTTTGCATCGGAGAAACGAAAAAACGTACTTTTATTGTTACAGGATGGATCAAAAGATATTACCTTTCTTCTTGAACAGCTAAAAACTACAAGAACCTCATTGCTTCCTCAACTGAAGATCATGGAGAAACATGATATCATCTCACATTCAGGAAGTGATTATACACTCACAAGAATGGGCAAACTGCTGGCAGATGCAGCAAAACCTTTCATTGAAACGCTGGAGACTCTGGACAGGAGTGACTCTTATTTATCTTCTCACTATTATGATGGAATCCCTGAACAGTTTCTGAAACGAATCCGGGAAATTAAGGATTTTGTTTTGATAGAACCTGATCATGTGGATGCACAAAGACTGAATGCAGAATATCTTGCAGAGGCGCTTGGATCAAAAGCGATATATTTTGTATTTACGTTCATGCATCCGGGAACTATTCCAGTGCTTCAGCAGTTACTTGATAGTAATATCGATGTTTCGATCATTGACAGCGAAGAACTGACTGACAAGCTAATAAATGAAATGCCAGTTACCTGTCGGTATTTCCTGACATTTGACAACTTTAGGATCCATTCATACTCTGAAAATATAGGTATTTGTTCACTTACAGTAACAGACAATGGATTTTTACTACGGCTTCTGTTCAAGAACAACGAGTTCAGCAATAAACAGATAATTTGTATGAGTCCGCAGGGACGTAAGTGGGCAAAGGACCTTTACGACCATTATGAGAAAGATGCGGTACTGATTACTGATTTTTAA
- a CDS encoding Yip1 family protein translates to MLELFRDPNEFFRNRMNEPEDLKRPLYIILGLWLARLFMLTLVSIIFISHYSSNSAMDLSSITSGMYMFFAIILLMILIISLIGILIMWITTAGVFYLFSAIFRGTGSFKRILEFTSYGFIPYIIDTLLTPVYLWLLIPEIDLIAIIENMDKTGDTSMFVHELIYANIPLNVFSTLLSIALFGLALYIWMNGMKHGRNLSTKQAILTVGIPAVFYATYEVLKFIIYFI, encoded by the coding sequence ATGCTGGAATTATTTAGAGATCCTAATGAGTTTTTCAGGAACAGAATGAATGAACCGGAAGATCTGAAAAGACCACTTTACATTATTTTAGGTCTCTGGCTGGCAAGATTATTCATGCTAACCCTAGTCTCAATAATATTCATATCTCATTATTCTTCAAACTCAGCAATGGACCTTTCTTCAATTACTTCTGGCATGTACATGTTTTTTGCAATAATTCTCCTGATGATCCTGATAATTTCTTTAATTGGAATTCTTATTATGTGGATTACAACCGCTGGTGTGTTTTATCTTTTCTCTGCTATATTCCGTGGAACTGGCAGTTTTAAAAGAATACTTGAATTCACATCTTATGGTTTTATTCCTTACATCATAGACACCCTGCTTACACCTGTTTATTTATGGTTATTGATCCCTGAGATCGATCTTATTGCCATAATTGAAAACATGGATAAGACAGGTGATACAAGCATGTTTGTACATGAACTGATCTACGCAAATATACCTCTTAATGTGTTCAGCACCTTGTTATCCATTGCACTATTTGGTCTGGCGTTGTATATATGGATGAATGGAATGAAACATGGGAGGAATCTCTCAACAAAACAGGCCATACTTACAGTTGGAATTCCAGCGGTATTCTATGCGACTTACGAAGTGCTCAAATTCATAATTTATTTCATATGA